A DNA window from Providencia huaxiensis contains the following coding sequences:
- the panE gene encoding 2-dehydropantoate 2-reductase, which translates to MKITLIGCGAIGKLWLASLAMQGHDVQGWLRVAQSDLFVDVNEPDGRTFRELVPCNNINHLQSSELIIVCLKAWQVSDALLPLIKTIPENTPILLLHNGMGTVEELTPLRHPILAGVTTHAAWQENNQVFHVANGITHIGAINSQAQAYYPIADILHEALPDVAWHNQILTTCWRKLIVNCVINPLTVEYNCKNGELIQHSTQISRIIDEICHVMAAEGLHTDKTELTEYIYSIINNTADNYSSMLQDIRNNRRTEIDYITGFLIKQARAHGISTPENDRLYHLVKNREQQYDDFRSNLHRSW; encoded by the coding sequence ATGAAAATAACTCTGATTGGTTGTGGTGCGATAGGTAAACTGTGGCTTGCTTCGCTTGCAATGCAAGGGCATGACGTACAAGGTTGGCTACGTGTTGCACAGTCTGATTTATTCGTCGATGTTAATGAACCCGATGGACGTACTTTTCGAGAACTCGTTCCTTGTAATAATATTAATCACTTGCAAAGTAGCGAGTTAATCATTGTCTGTTTAAAAGCATGGCAAGTTTCTGATGCTTTATTGCCTCTGATTAAAACTATCCCAGAAAATACCCCCATTTTATTACTGCATAATGGCATGGGTACGGTTGAGGAACTTACTCCGTTGCGTCATCCTATTTTAGCTGGCGTGACAACACATGCGGCGTGGCAAGAAAATAACCAAGTCTTTCATGTTGCCAATGGTATCACACATATTGGCGCGATTAATTCCCAAGCACAGGCTTATTACCCTATTGCGGATATTTTGCATGAAGCCCTACCTGATGTGGCTTGGCATAATCAAATTCTAACTACCTGTTGGCGTAAATTGATCGTCAACTGTGTCATTAACCCCCTCACCGTCGAGTATAATTGTAAGAATGGTGAATTAATTCAACATTCCACCCAAATATCTCGGATCATTGATGAAATATGCCATGTTATGGCAGCTGAAGGGTTACATACAGATAAAACTGAACTAACAGAATATATCTATAGCATTATCAATAATACTGCGGATAACTATTCATCGATGTTACAAGATATCCGCAATAATCGCCGCACTGAAATTGACTACATAACCGGTTTTTTAATTAAACAAGCACGAGCTCATGGGATTAGTACACCTGAAAACGATCGCCTATACCATTTAGTCAAAAATAGAGAACAACAATATGACGACTTCCGTTCTAATCTGCATCGCTCATGGTAG
- the thiI gene encoding tRNA uracil 4-sulfurtransferase ThiI, with protein MKFIIKLFPEITIKSQTVRLRFIKILTSNIRNVLKPLGEEISVVRNWDNIEVRVKGETKHDEICDMLGRIPGIHHILEVEEKPFTSLHHIYEMTHEAYGESLENKTFCVRVKRRGKHEFSSIDAERYIGGGLNQHIASAKVKLKDPDTTIHLEIEDDKLILVKARIEGIGGFPIGTQEDVLSLISGGFDSGVSSYMLMRRGCRVHYCFFNLGGAAHEIGVKQIAHYLWNRFGSSHKVRFIAVNFEPVVAEILEKVDDGQMGVVLKRMMVRAASKVAERYGVQAIVTGEALGQVSSQTLTNLHLIDNASDTLVLRPLISHDKEHIIKLARQIGTEDFAKTMPEYCGVISKSPTVKAVKARIEAEEGNFDFGILESVVEQAQNIDIRQIAQESLEKVPEIEMVSELSIENEVILDIRSIDEFEDKPLNVDGMEVKHIPFYKLSTQFGDLPKDKTYLLYCDRGVMSRLQALYLKEQGYENIKVYRP; from the coding sequence ATGAAGTTTATCATTAAGTTATTCCCAGAAATTACCATTAAAAGCCAAACTGTTAGGCTACGTTTCATTAAAATTTTGACCAGTAATATCCGTAACGTGCTTAAACCACTTGGCGAAGAAATTTCGGTTGTCCGTAATTGGGATAACATTGAAGTGCGTGTGAAGGGGGAAACAAAACACGACGAAATTTGTGACATGCTAGGGCGTATCCCAGGTATTCACCATATTCTCGAAGTGGAAGAAAAACCATTTACCAGTCTACATCATATTTACGAAATGACACACGAAGCCTATGGTGAGTCATTAGAAAATAAAACATTCTGTGTGCGGGTAAAACGTCGCGGTAAACATGAGTTTTCATCCATCGATGCCGAACGCTATATTGGTGGTGGGCTGAACCAGCACATTGCGTCTGCAAAAGTTAAGCTTAAGGATCCTGATACCACGATCCACTTAGAAATCGAAGATGATAAACTTATCTTAGTTAAAGCACGTATTGAAGGTATCGGTGGTTTCCCTATCGGGACCCAAGAGGATGTGTTATCACTCATTTCTGGTGGTTTTGATTCAGGTGTCTCGAGCTATATGTTGATGCGTCGTGGTTGTCGTGTTCACTATTGCTTCTTTAATTTAGGCGGCGCTGCACATGAAATTGGTGTGAAACAAATTGCACATTATCTGTGGAACCGTTTTGGTAGCTCCCATAAAGTCCGTTTTATTGCTGTAAACTTTGAGCCAGTTGTGGCTGAAATTTTAGAAAAAGTGGATGATGGCCAAATGGGGGTTGTGCTCAAACGTATGATGGTAAGAGCCGCATCTAAAGTTGCAGAACGTTATGGCGTTCAGGCGATTGTTACGGGTGAAGCACTGGGGCAGGTGTCAAGCCAGACTCTAACAAACCTGCACTTAATTGATAATGCTTCTGATACCCTCGTATTAAGGCCGCTAATTTCTCATGATAAAGAACACATTATCAAGCTAGCTCGCCAAATTGGTACTGAAGATTTTGCTAAAACCATGCCTGAATATTGTGGTGTGATTTCAAAAAGCCCAACAGTGAAAGCGGTGAAAGCGCGTATTGAAGCGGAAGAGGGCAACTTTGATTTCGGTATTTTAGAGTCTGTTGTTGAACAAGCGCAAAATATTGATATTCGCCAAATTGCACAAGAAAGCCTTGAAAAAGTCCCTGAAATTGAAATGGTGAGTGAGCTTTCAATTGAAAATGAAGTGATTTTAGATATTCGTTCAATTGATGAATTTGAAGATAAACCATTAAACGTGGATGGAATGGAAGTTAAGCATATTCCATTCTATAAGTTGAGCACGCAATTTGGTGACTTACCAAAAGATAAAACCTACTTATTATATTGTGACCGTGGGGTAATGAGCCGCTTGCAAGCGCTATACCTAAAGGAACAAGGTTATGAAAATATAAAGGTTTATCGGCCGTAG
- the dxs gene encoding 1-deoxy-D-xylulose-5-phosphate synthase produces MSIDIAKYPTLALAETPDELRLLPKESLPKLCDELRQFLLSSVGRSSGHFASGLGAVELTVALHYVYKTPFDNLVWDVGHQAYPHKILTGRRDRIDTIRQKNGLHPFPWREESEYDILSVGHSSTSISAGLGMAIAAEKEQQSRKTVCVIGDGAITAGMAFEAMNHAGDAAPDMLVILNDNEMSISENVGALNNHLAHLLSGKLYTTLREGGKKVFSNMPPIKELLKKTEEHIKGMVVPGTMFEELGFNYIGPVDGHDVVALVQTLKNMRDLKGPQFLHIMTKKGRGYEPAEKDPISWHAVPKFDPSTFTLPKSKETGPTFSKIFGDWLCEEAKNDSKLMAITPAMREGSGMVRFSKEFPDQYFDVAIAEQHAVTFAAGLAIGGYKPIVAIYSTFLQRGYDQVIHDVAIQKVPVMFAIDRAGIVGADGQTHQGSFDISFLRCIPTMVIMAPSDENECRQMLHTGYHYQDGPCAVRYPRGTGTGAELQPLSPLPIGKGIIRRQGEKVAILCFGTLLSHALVAAEQLNATVIDMRFVKPLDEALILEIAETHDVLVTLEENAIMGGAGSGVNEFLMHEKKIIPTLNLGLPDYFISQGTQEELIAELGLDSTGIVNSINNYLAK; encoded by the coding sequence ATGAGTATTGATATCGCTAAATATCCAACGCTAGCCTTGGCAGAGACACCAGATGAGCTTCGTCTGTTGCCTAAAGAGAGTTTGCCTAAGCTTTGTGATGAACTCAGACAATTTTTACTGAGTAGCGTGGGTCGCTCTAGCGGTCACTTTGCTTCTGGTCTCGGTGCTGTTGAACTCACCGTCGCATTGCATTATGTCTATAAAACTCCATTTGATAACCTTGTTTGGGATGTCGGCCACCAAGCCTACCCACATAAAATATTGACGGGTCGCCGTGACCGTATTGATACCATCCGTCAAAAAAATGGTTTGCATCCCTTTCCATGGCGTGAAGAAAGTGAATATGACATTTTAAGCGTTGGCCATTCCTCAACATCCATTAGTGCCGGTTTAGGTATGGCCATTGCCGCAGAAAAAGAGCAACAAAGCCGTAAGACGGTTTGTGTGATTGGTGATGGCGCGATCACTGCAGGAATGGCATTTGAAGCGATGAACCATGCAGGGGATGCCGCACCTGATATGTTGGTTATCTTAAACGATAACGAAATGTCTATTTCAGAAAATGTTGGCGCACTCAACAACCACTTAGCTCACTTGCTTTCTGGAAAGCTCTACACAACATTGCGTGAAGGTGGCAAAAAAGTTTTTTCTAACATGCCACCGATTAAAGAGCTACTGAAAAAGACAGAAGAACACATTAAAGGCATGGTTGTACCGGGAACCATGTTTGAAGAATTAGGTTTTAACTATATTGGCCCTGTTGACGGCCATGATGTTGTTGCCTTAGTTCAAACGTTAAAAAATATGCGTGATTTAAAAGGCCCGCAATTTTTACATATCATGACCAAGAAAGGCCGAGGTTATGAGCCGGCAGAAAAAGACCCTATTAGCTGGCACGCGGTTCCTAAATTTGACCCAAGCACATTCACTTTACCCAAAAGCAAAGAGACAGGGCCGACTTTCTCTAAAATTTTTGGTGATTGGCTATGTGAAGAGGCTAAAAATGATAGCAAATTGATGGCTATCACCCCTGCTATGCGTGAAGGGTCTGGTATGGTTCGCTTCTCTAAAGAATTCCCAGACCAATACTTCGATGTCGCGATCGCTGAACAACATGCGGTCACATTTGCAGCCGGCCTTGCCATTGGTGGCTATAAGCCTATCGTTGCCATCTATTCCACGTTCTTGCAACGCGGTTACGACCAAGTCATTCATGATGTGGCTATCCAGAAGGTTCCTGTCATGTTTGCGATTGACCGAGCTGGCATTGTAGGGGCTGATGGGCAAACTCACCAAGGTTCTTTTGATATTTCATTTCTACGCTGTATACCAACAATGGTTATTATGGCCCCAAGTGATGAAAATGAGTGCCGCCAAATGCTACATACTGGCTACCATTACCAAGATGGCCCATGTGCAGTGCGTTACCCTCGAGGCACAGGAACAGGCGCTGAATTACAGCCATTATCACCACTACCTATTGGTAAAGGTATTATTCGTCGCCAAGGTGAAAAAGTCGCTATCTTATGCTTTGGCACATTATTAAGCCACGCATTAGTCGCTGCCGAGCAACTCAATGCAACTGTCATTGATATGCGCTTTGTGAAGCCTTTAGACGAAGCCCTGATCCTTGAAATAGCCGAGACTCATGATGTTCTTGTCACTCTCGAAGAAAATGCCATCATGGGTGGTGCAGGTAGCGGCGTGAATGAATTCTTAATGCATGAGAAAAAAATCATTCCAACCTTAAACCTTGGTTTACCTGATTATTTTATTTCTCAAGGTACCCAAGAGGAACTTATTGCTGAATTGGGCTTAGATTCCACTGGTATTGTTAATTCTATTAATAACTACTTAGCCAAATAA
- the caiD gene encoding crotonobetainyl-CoA hydratase, translating to MSESLKVTRNGSILEIVLDRPKANAIDAKTSFKMGEVFLNFRDDPSLRVAIITGAGERFFSAGWDLKSAAEGEAPDADFGPGGFAGLTEIFNLNKPVIAAVNGYAFGGGFELALAADMIICSENASFALPEAQLGIVPDSGGVLRLPKILPAPIVNEMVMTGRRMDAKEALRWGIANDVVPIENLMDKARQLAEQITQSAPLAVAALKEIFRATGELTVEEGYKLMRSGVLTNYPAVLHSEDATEGPLAFAEKRSPSWKGR from the coding sequence ATGAGCGAATCATTAAAAGTTACCCGTAATGGCTCCATTTTAGAAATCGTACTTGATAGACCTAAAGCGAATGCAATTGATGCGAAAACCAGTTTCAAAATGGGTGAGGTTTTTCTCAACTTCCGTGATGACCCATCATTACGCGTTGCGATTATCACCGGTGCTGGCGAGCGGTTCTTCTCTGCCGGTTGGGATTTAAAATCTGCTGCAGAAGGTGAAGCCCCAGATGCTGATTTTGGTCCTGGTGGTTTTGCAGGGCTTACTGAAATTTTCAATTTGAATAAGCCTGTCATTGCAGCTGTAAATGGTTATGCGTTTGGTGGAGGTTTCGAACTGGCTTTAGCAGCAGATATGATTATTTGTTCTGAAAATGCTAGCTTTGCATTACCAGAAGCACAACTTGGCATTGTACCTGATAGCGGCGGTGTCTTACGCTTACCCAAAATTCTTCCGGCACCCATTGTGAACGAAATGGTAATGACGGGTAGGCGAATGGATGCGAAGGAAGCATTACGTTGGGGAATTGCTAACGATGTTGTACCAATTGAAAACTTAATGGACAAAGCGCGTCAGTTAGCGGAGCAAATCACCCAAAGTGCGCCACTTGCTGTCGCTGCACTGAAAGAAATTTTCCGTGCGACAGGGGAGCTCACTGTTGAAGAGGGGTATAAACTCATGCGCAGCGGTGTACTGACAAACTACCCTGCGGTTTTACATTCCGAAGATGCAACAGAAGGCCCACTCGCATTTGCCGAAAAACGTTCACCAAGTTGGAAAGGGCGCTAG
- a CDS encoding Hok/Gef family protein — protein sequence MAKIALLGLVTVCLTVLCFSLLMQERLCSFSISSGSTLVQATLSCDN from the coding sequence ATGGCCAAAATTGCCCTTCTGGGGCTAGTTACCGTGTGCCTTACGGTATTGTGTTTTTCGTTATTGATGCAAGAAAGACTATGCTCTTTCAGTATCAGCAGTGGAAGCACGCTGGTTCAAGCTACGTTATCCTGCGATAACTAG
- the ispA gene encoding (2E,6E)-farnesyl diphosphate synthase gives MSEQHLDSFTQQQKQAYDRVNQYLLDALNALPFTDLPLAQAMRYGTLLGGKRLRPFLTYAIGSMFGVSQENLDAPAAAVECIHAYSLIHDDLPAMDDDDLRRGQPTCHIKYGEGNAVLAGDALQTLAFQLLSSAPMPDVTDKDRIAMIAELSYASGLAGMCGGQALDLDAEGKQVNLESLERIHQHKTGALIRAAIRLGAFAAGEKGQQLLPVLDKYAQSIGLAFQVQDDILDVIGDSEVTGKRQGTDAEHEKSTYPSLLGLEAAQKKARELYHDAIDALETLQSHGYNIEMLSALANFIIERKS, from the coding sequence ATGTCTGAACAACATTTAGATAGCTTTACGCAGCAACAAAAACAGGCCTACGACAGAGTCAATCAATACCTATTAGATGCCTTAAACGCACTGCCATTTACAGACCTTCCACTTGCACAAGCAATGCGTTATGGCACATTATTAGGTGGAAAACGTTTACGCCCATTTTTAACTTATGCCATCGGCTCTATGTTTGGTGTTAGCCAAGAAAATCTTGATGCCCCTGCAGCCGCCGTCGAATGTATTCATGCTTATTCATTAATCCATGATGATTTACCTGCAATGGATGATGATGATTTGCGTCGCGGCCAACCGACTTGCCACATTAAATATGGTGAAGGTAATGCGGTACTTGCTGGAGATGCATTGCAAACATTGGCATTCCAACTGCTGTCATCGGCACCTATGCCAGATGTTACTGATAAAGACCGCATAGCGATGATTGCAGAGTTATCATACGCAAGCGGTTTAGCTGGTATGTGTGGTGGACAAGCTCTTGATTTAGATGCGGAAGGAAAGCAAGTTAACCTTGAATCCCTCGAGCGCATTCATCAACATAAAACAGGTGCATTGATTCGTGCAGCAATCCGTCTTGGTGCTTTTGCAGCCGGTGAAAAAGGCCAACAATTACTGCCTGTTTTAGACAAATATGCACAATCCATCGGCCTTGCCTTTCAAGTACAGGACGATATCCTAGATGTTATCGGTGATAGTGAAGTTACGGGTAAACGTCAAGGAACGGATGCCGAACATGAAAAAAGCACCTACCCATCGCTATTAGGCCTTGAAGCAGCACAAAAAAAAGCACGTGAGCTATATCATGATGCGATAGATGCTTTAGAGACTCTCCAGTCCCATGGATATAATATAGAAATGCTAAGTGCTTTAGCTAATTTCATTATTGAGCGTAAAAGCTGA
- the xseB gene encoding exodeoxyribonuclease VII small subunit produces the protein MAKEKTQQVPTVSFENSLQELEQIVARLESGELPLEDALNEFERGVQIAKQGQKVLQQAEQRVQILLSDDENKPLADFSPDTE, from the coding sequence ATGGCTAAAGAAAAAACTCAGCAAGTTCCAACTGTTAGTTTTGAAAACTCGCTTCAAGAGCTAGAGCAGATCGTCGCTCGCCTAGAATCTGGTGAGCTTCCCTTAGAAGATGCCCTTAATGAGTTTGAACGTGGTGTTCAAATTGCTAAACAAGGTCAAAAAGTACTACAGCAAGCTGAGCAACGTGTACAAATTTTGCTGAGTGATGACGAAAATAAACCTCTAGCCGATTTTTCACCTGATACTGAATAA
- the caiE gene encoding carnitine operon protein CaiE: protein MSFYAFEGVIPVVHPTAYVHPSAVVIGDVIIGEGVFIGPNASLRGDYGRLIIEKGANIQDCCIMHGYSDVETIVHECGHIGHGAILHGCIIGRDALVGMNSVVMDGAVIGEESIVAAMSFVKAGFQGESRQMLVGSPARFLRSVTDEELHWKRLNTKEYQDLAGRYQQYLQETQPLTELEVNRPQLFGTTDVKPKGQ, encoded by the coding sequence TTGAGCTTTTACGCTTTTGAAGGGGTGATCCCAGTTGTTCACCCTACCGCATATGTACACCCATCAGCGGTAGTGATTGGTGATGTTATTATCGGCGAAGGAGTTTTTATTGGGCCTAACGCCTCTTTACGTGGGGACTATGGACGTTTGATCATAGAAAAAGGCGCGAATATTCAGGACTGCTGCATCATGCATGGCTACAGTGATGTAGAAACCATTGTCCATGAATGTGGACATATAGGCCACGGAGCTATTTTACATGGATGCATTATTGGCCGTGATGCTTTGGTTGGAATGAATAGTGTTGTTATGGATGGCGCTGTGATTGGTGAGGAAAGCATTGTTGCTGCGATGAGTTTTGTTAAAGCCGGTTTTCAAGGAGAAAGCCGTCAGATGTTAGTCGGAAGTCCAGCACGTTTTTTACGCTCAGTGACTGATGAAGAACTGCATTGGAAGCGGTTAAACACTAAAGAATATCAAGACTTAGCCGGTCGGTATCAGCAATACCTACAAGAAACTCAGCCCTTAACAGAGCTTGAAGTTAATCGACCCCAATTATTTGGTACAACGGATGTAAAACCTAAGGGGCAGTGA
- a CDS encoding YajQ family cyclic di-GMP-binding protein: MPSFDIVSEVEMNEVRNAVENAQRELTSRWDFKNVEASFELNDKNESVKITSESDFQVLQLVDILREKMAKRGIDGAVLNVPEDIVHSGKTYSVEVTFKQGIDAAIAKKIVKLIKDSKLKVQAQVQGDQVRVTGKARDDLQSVMALVRGGNLGQPFQFNNFRD; the protein is encoded by the coding sequence ATGCCATCATTTGACATTGTATCTGAAGTGGAAATGAATGAAGTACGTAATGCGGTGGAAAATGCACAGCGTGAGTTAACTAGCCGTTGGGATTTTAAAAATGTCGAAGCCAGTTTTGAGCTAAATGACAAAAATGAATCAGTTAAAATTACTAGCGAATCTGATTTCCAAGTGCTTCAATTAGTTGATATTTTAAGAGAAAAAATGGCAAAGCGCGGTATTGATGGTGCGGTATTGAATGTGCCTGAAGATATCGTTCATAGTGGAAAAACCTATAGTGTTGAAGTTACGTTCAAGCAAGGTATTGATGCTGCGATTGCTAAAAAAATCGTTAAATTAATCAAGGACAGTAAACTGAAAGTTCAAGCACAAGTTCAAGGCGACCAAGTGCGTGTGACTGGTAAAGCCCGCGATGACTTACAATCGGTTATGGCGCTGGTGCGCGGTGGGAATTTAGGCCAACCTTTCCAATTTAACAACTTCCGCGATTAG
- the yajL gene encoding protein deglycase YajL → MTTSVLICIAHGSEEIEFTITADLLVRAGINVTLASVTEDGSLTITASRGLKIIADTPLIQVADEPFDAIVLPGGMTGAETFRDSPLVVEKVRRMHLDGKIVAAICAAPALVIEYHQLFPLGNMTCFPSMKDKIPAHKWVDRRVYFDERVNLLTSQGPATSFDFALKLIELLVGRKTAAQVASQLVLPNGINDYLED, encoded by the coding sequence ATGACGACTTCCGTTCTAATCTGCATCGCTCATGGTAGTGAAGAAATCGAATTTACCATTACCGCTGATTTATTAGTTAGAGCAGGCATTAATGTGACCTTAGCGAGTGTGACTGAAGATGGCTCTTTAACCATTACCGCTTCACGAGGTCTAAAAATTATTGCCGATACCCCGTTGATTCAAGTCGCTGATGAGCCTTTTGATGCTATTGTGCTACCCGGTGGTATGACTGGCGCAGAAACATTCCGCGATAGCCCACTGGTTGTTGAAAAAGTTCGCCGTATGCATCTAGATGGTAAAATTGTAGCCGCTATTTGTGCTGCACCAGCGCTTGTAATTGAATACCACCAATTGTTTCCGCTAGGTAATATGACCTGTTTTCCATCAATGAAAGATAAAATCCCAGCCCATAAATGGGTCGATCGCCGAGTTTACTTTGATGAACGTGTCAATCTATTAACTAGCCAAGGGCCAGCCACTTCTTTTGACTTTGCATTAAAGTTAATTGAATTATTGGTAGGCCGGAAGACTGCAGCCCAAGTTGCCTCTCAACTCGTTTTACCTAATGGTATTAATGATTATTTAGAAGATTAG
- the caiF gene encoding carnitine metabolism transcriptional regulator CaiF, with product MCGQFINEPLYLSIANWVMKQGRWTTAREISNNFGIPHPNAVNIVSYILSDVAEIQCEVKMIPNKLSGRGCQCQRLIKVKRIDNQLYARLRNHQAEKVTIDSPIKAASMPPSELNREQKWQWMLSKSQRR from the coding sequence ATGTGTGGACAATTTATTAATGAACCCTTGTATTTATCTATTGCGAACTGGGTAATGAAACAAGGCCGCTGGACAACAGCTAGAGAGATATCTAACAACTTTGGTATCCCGCATCCTAATGCCGTCAATATTGTTTCTTATATTTTATCTGATGTTGCTGAAATTCAGTGTGAAGTAAAAATGATCCCAAATAAATTATCGGGACGAGGTTGCCAATGTCAGCGGCTTATTAAAGTTAAGAGAATTGATAACCAGCTTTATGCACGTTTAAGAAATCATCAAGCTGAAAAAGTCACTATCGATTCTCCTATAAAAGCAGCTTCTATGCCGCCAAGTGAATTAAATCGAGAGCAAAAATGGCAATGGATGCTATCAAAATCACAACGTCGCTAA
- a CDS encoding MFS transporter: MNDNKMTSAELKSTWGLGSVFSLRMLGMFMVLPILTSYGMHLQGASEFLVGVAIGIYGLSQAIFQIPFGLMSDKIGRKPLIIIGLFIFIIGSIVAALSDSIWGIIIGRALQGAGAISAAVMALLSDLTREQNRTKAMAFLGISFGLTFAIALVLGPILTNLIGLSGLFWGIALLAVGAIAVTVFVVPNTNTHVLNRESAFVQSNLKAVLMHPQLLKLNIGILSLHTLLMSSFVALPLIMTDSGFLAKDHWKAYLVTMLIAFVTVLPFIIYAEKHRKMKQVFLFCIIVLALAEITLWLSGSHLWVIFLGIQLFFIAFNIMEAILPSLISKEAPAGYKGTAMGVYSTSQFLGVAIGGIVGGWLYSFEGAGTVFIGGLILTIIWFVVSLTMQQPPYVSSIRIELSNHIGDTRALEKKLQAQEGVMEALVVDEEFSAYVKVDRKIINRDQLEALINQ, encoded by the coding sequence ATGAATGATAACAAAATGACATCCGCAGAGCTTAAATCCACTTGGGGATTAGGTTCTGTTTTCTCCTTGCGAATGCTTGGAATGTTTATGGTATTACCTATTTTGACCAGCTATGGAATGCATTTACAAGGAGCTAGCGAGTTCTTAGTGGGTGTCGCTATTGGTATCTATGGTCTTAGCCAAGCTATTTTCCAAATTCCTTTTGGTTTGATGTCAGACAAAATTGGTAGAAAGCCTTTAATTATTATTGGGTTATTCATTTTCATTATCGGAAGTATCGTCGCGGCATTAAGCGATTCAATTTGGGGAATTATTATTGGGCGTGCTTTACAAGGTGCCGGCGCCATTTCAGCTGCCGTCATGGCACTACTTTCTGATCTAACTCGAGAGCAAAATCGGACTAAAGCCATGGCATTTCTAGGTATTAGTTTCGGTTTAACTTTTGCTATAGCGCTAGTACTGGGTCCAATTCTCACCAACTTGATTGGTTTAAGTGGTCTATTTTGGGGAATAGCACTGCTTGCAGTAGGTGCTATTGCAGTGACTGTTTTTGTTGTTCCTAATACTAATACTCATGTCTTAAATCGTGAGTCTGCATTTGTGCAAAGTAATTTAAAAGCCGTTTTAATGCACCCACAGTTACTCAAGTTAAATATAGGGATCCTCAGCTTACATACCCTACTGATGTCCAGTTTTGTTGCCCTACCTCTTATCATGACTGATTCGGGATTCTTAGCGAAAGACCATTGGAAAGCTTATTTGGTTACGATGTTAATCGCCTTTGTAACAGTACTTCCCTTTATTATTTATGCGGAAAAACACCGCAAAATGAAACAGGTTTTCTTATTTTGCATTATCGTTTTAGCATTAGCTGAAATTACCTTATGGCTTTCTGGTAGTCACTTATGGGTGATTTTCCTCGGTATTCAACTCTTTTTTATTGCTTTCAATATTATGGAAGCCATTTTACCGTCACTAATCAGTAAAGAGGCACCTGCGGGCTATAAAGGAACGGCCATGGGAGTTTACTCCACCAGCCAGTTTTTAGGTGTTGCCATTGGTGGTATTGTCGGTGGGTGGTTGTACAGTTTTGAAGGGGCTGGTACCGTTTTTATTGGCGGTTTAATTTTAACCATTATCTGGTTTGTCGTTAGCTTGACTATGCAACAGCCTCCTTATGTCAGCAGTATTCGTATTGAATTATCCAACCATATTGGAGATACAAGAGCTCTTGAGAAAAAATTACAAGCTCAAGAAGGGGTGATGGAAGCGCTTGTCGTTGATGAGGAATTTAGCGCTTATGTTAAAGTTGATAGAAAAATCATCAATCGAGATCAACTCGAAGCATTAATAAATCAGTAA
- a CDS encoding Hok/Gef family protein: MLILIRGSLQLSTIGFCLLLKKESRGMAKIALLGLVTVCLTVLCFSLLMQERLCSFSISSGSTLVQATLSCDN; encoded by the coding sequence ATGTTAATCTTAATCCGAGGCAGTCTCCAACTCTCAACAATTGGATTCTGTCTCCTTTTAAAAAAGGAGTCAAGAGGAATGGCCAAAATTGCCCTTCTGGGGCTAGTTACCGTGTGCCTTACGGTATTGTGTTTTTCGTTATTGATGCAAGAAAGACTATGCTCTTTCAGTATCAGCAGTGGAAGCACGCTGGTTCAAGCTACGTTATCCTGCGATAACTAG